In Cryptococcus deuterogattii R265 chromosome 4, complete sequence, a genomic segment contains:
- a CDS encoding oligosaccharidyl-lipid flippase, protein MIPPAPTPPASNPLLTARSLVLLQLLSRILTFTLNQSLLRLASPSVFGTAAIQFDLVCSSILFLSREGVRNALLRKTDVNNEVEPKGRAQIHALSVAPLQLGMIIAPLITGLYLWSSSQSTTSQQGFHLALILYVASALIELSIEPCYIQVHRSSPPKINVRVQAEGGMAIVKAIVTVASLVSLGEGKALISFALGQVAGAIWLAVLYIKEFDWNVKRLVATQRVEGQPRFDPDTLSLAIANTWQSLIKHLLTEADRLAVTRISPLDDQGGYAVAMNYGSLIARIVFQPIEESLLLHYSNSLSSAATFPLFALTIRLSLYLSTIIQAFVPPLFPAISPLLLPRQYRGTSASSILSLYLKVYIPCLSLNGVAEAFHTASADPSEVKRQGRWMIASSGVFASTLFVLTHLPPHYVSKNGGPFQLVTPNREECLVLASCAAMVIRIVYALRHAKRYFSFRKPSLRWLSLLPSVKIISWACLVRLVLGLLAISGRWERGWKEWAELIGVGGVMGLATSGFIAQAEAGHMKGLKRMMKAEKSE, encoded by the exons ATGATCCCTCCTGCTCCAACCCCTCCAGCGTCAAATCCTTTGTTGACAGCTAGATCGCTCGTGCTCCTCCAACTGCTTTCCCGAATCCtcaccttcaccctcaATCAATCCCTCTTGCGTTTGGCCTCGCCTTCCGTGTTCGGTACTGCTGCCATCCAATTTGATCTCGTATGCTCCAGCATCCTATTCTTGTCACGGGAGGGCGTTCGCAATGCTCTTTTGCGAAAAACGGATGTCAATAATGAAGTTGAACCGAAAGGGCGGGCGCAGATCCATGCTTTGTCAGTAGCTCCTCTCCAGCTGGGCATGATTATAGCGCCCCTCATCACTGGACTGTATTTGTGGTCGTCCTCTCAAAGCACCACATCTCAACAAGGATTTCATCTAGCATTAATTCTCTATGTAGCTTCAGCTCTTATAGAGCTCTCAATAGAGCCATGCTACATTCAGGTTCATCGGTCGTCGCCGCCCAAAATCAACGTCAGAGTTCAGGCCGAAGGAGGAATGGCCATTGTAAAAGCGATTGTCACTGTAGCCAGCCTAGTAAGTCtaggagagggaaaagctTTGATCAGCTTTGCCTTGGGCCAGGTGGCTGGGGCTATTTGGTTGGCCGTGCTGTATATCAAGGAATTTGACTGGAATGTGAAGAGGCTAGTGGCGACGCAGAGAGTAGAGGG GCAACCCAGATTTGATCCGGATACGTTATCCTTAGCTATTGCAAACACGTGGCAAAGTCTCATCAAACATCTCTTGACTGAAGCCGACAGACTTGCTGTCACGCGTATAAGTCCGCTTGATGATCAAGGGGGTTATGCTGTGGCTATGAATTATG GTTCTTTGATTGCTCGTATCGTTTTTCAACCAATCGAAgagtctcttcttctgcactATTCTaactctctctcatctgcGGCCACCTTTCCATTGTTCGCTTTGACCATCCGCCTTTCTCTGTACCTTTCTACTATCATTCAAGCTTTTGTTCCACCTCTGTTCCCAGCCATCTCACCTCTTCTACTTCCTCGCCAATACCGTGGCACATCTGCTTCATCAATCCTCAGTCTGTATCTGAAGGTGTATATTCCATGTCTCAGCCTCAACGGTGTTGCCGAAGCTTTCCACACCGCTAGTGCCGACCCGAGCGAAGTCAAGCGCCAAGGACGATGGATGATAGCAAGTTCCGGAGTGTTTGCCAGTACTTTGTTCGTTCTCACCCATCTGCCGCCGCATTATGTTTCTAAGAATGGTGGTCCCTTCCAACTTGTTACACCCAATAGAGAAGAATGTCTCGTCTTGGCATCATGTGCCGCCATGGTCATTCGTATCGTATACGCTCTCCGTCACGCTAAGCGGTATTTCTCATTTCGGAAACCCAGTTTAAGGTGGTTGAGTCTGTTGCCGAGCGTAAAGATTATTAGCTGGGCTTGCCTGGTCAGGCTCGTCCTCGGTCTCTTGGCGATATCTGGTAGATGGGAGAGGGGCTGGAAAGAATGGGCTGAACTGATAGGTGTTGGAGGTGTAATGGGCCTTGCAACGTCGGGTTTCAT TGCTCAAGCTGAAGCGGGACATATGAAAGGCTtgaaaagaatgatgaaggcTGAAAAATCAGAGTAA
- a CDS encoding signal recognition particle subunit SRP72, with protein MAPPAKPALTPKRKSFTPRPPRPAEERLPKLYRALTDQVDDGYFENAIKTCKKILAADASSQTAFQTLLFLHLQTDDYTSALSLLDHSSHEGSLDFERAYCLYRLHREKEALEVLKGLNEKGRKMDHLEAQILYRLGEYSQAQEIYENMLANCDVSSPEHADIVTNLSATTAHLEFDAHGYHSHLSTTISSTSQTPMNAADLENIVPSLPTGWSTGGLAATVEKKTAAVKAPEEKNKRSRPRHKLPKGAVAGNEFTEDPERWIPLRQRLSYITAQSKKKGAKESMGTGFTQGSTGGHSAGSGAGGKNKKGKRK; from the exons ATGGCCCCACCTGCAAAGCCTGCTTTGACGCCCAAGCGCAAATCATTCACTCCCAGGCCTCCCCGGCCAGCAGAGGAACGATTGCCTAAACTGTATCGTGCTTTGACGGACCAAGTGGATGATGGGTATTTTGAAAACGCCATCAAGACCTGTAAGAAGA TTTTGGCCGCTGACGCTTCAAGCCAAACTGCCTTCCAGACCCTTTTGTTCCTGCACCTTCAAACCGACGATTACACTTCCGCGCTCTCGCTTCTTGACCATTCGTCTCATGAAGGATCGCTTGACTTTGAAAGAGCATATTGCTTGTACAGACTCCAtagggagaaagaggcacTGGAGGTCTTGAAGGGGTTGAATGAGAAGGGCCGTAAAATGGACCATTTAGAGGCGCAAATT TTATACCGACTAGGCGAATACAGCCAAGCTCAAGAGATTTACGAGAACATGCTTGCCAACTGCGATGTT TCATCACCAGAGCACGCTGACATTGTCACCAATCTATCCGCCACCACAGCACACCTCGAATTTGACGCTCACGGATATCATTCTCACCTCTCCACTaccatttcttccacctctcaaACTCCGATGAACGCTGCAGACCTTGAGAATATTGTGCCTTCTTTGCCTACTGGCTGGTCGACGGGTGGTCTGGCAGCTACggtggaaaagaaaacgGCAGCAGTCAAGGCCCccgaagagaagaataagAGGAGTAGACCCAGGCATAAGCTACCTAAAGGGGCGGTTGCAGGAAACGAATTCACAGAAGAT CCTGAAAGATGGATTCCTTTACGCCAAAGATTGTCATACATTACTGCtcaaagcaaaaagaagggcgCCAAGGAGAGTATGGGTACGGGCTTCACTCAGGGAAGTACTGGTGGCCACTCTGCAGGCAGTGGCGCTGGCGGAAAGAATAAGAAGGGTAAAAGAAAATAA